The genome window GAGATTTGATTCCTTTCTTATCAAAAGCATCCAGATATTCCTGGGCTGACTGATTACTCTTTTTGATGAAACTCTTAGGATCCTCCACTTCCATGATATCCTTGTTCTCTACACCTGCCAGTTTCAGAGCGTCTGATACGTAGGTTGTAGCCGAATTGTATTTCTGACTAGTAACGTCCTGGTTGTAACCATTCTCGTTATATGTCGCTTCGTCGGGAAAAACATAGCTGGCAGTAGGGATGGTATTGCCTTCTACCTCTATTCTTGTTACCTTTACCTGACTGGTATTGGCATCATTACCCTTTTTGCGGGCAAAGTAAAAATGGAGTTTCGAAACGGCGCGCACCAGAGGAATCTTGATGCCTTTGTCTTTGGCTCCTTCTTCTGTATCAGCCACATGACTATCTACAGAAATCTCGGTGATGGCACGGGAGATAGGGAGTCCCTTTCCGGCTGGCACTTCTTTTGTTTCTGCAGTACCATCGCTATTGATACCGAAAGGTGAGGTAAAGCTGACTTCTTTCAGATCTTTGCGGGTAACAGAACTGAGGTCTTTGCCTTTCATCTGGTCCAGCATGTTGATGCTCTCAGAGTTTGCCAGGATGTAAAGGTCGATGTTCTTTACTTCTTTGCCGCCAATCTTTCTCAGGAATCGGAGGTTCAGGGTATAGTTACCGTTCTTCACTTCGCTCAGCGTCTCTGCTTTATAAGAGATAGGAGTGGCTTCATCGCCGGTATTTGATTTGAACACCCACACCTTGATGTTGTGGATGTCGCTCTCCTGAGTAGGATTTGCATCAGTCTCATTGTCGGCAAGAGCCTTTCCGCTAGTTTCTCCGGCTCTGGTACTGTTTCCGGTGCCGGTAGAGAAACTGAGGCTCAGATAGGCATTGTCGCTTTGAGCTGTTTCTGTATTTTCGTTCTCTGAACAGGATGCCATTGCGCCTACCATGAGCAAAGCAGCGAGTGCCATACACACTGGGCGTGTCATCTTGGTCAGAGTAGATTGATAGCGTTTCATGTTTTCTTTCTTTTACTTATACTTCTTTCTTTTCTTATTTTCCCAGGTCGGCATTCTGAAGATTCAGAACCCAGTTGTTTACCTTGATTCTTGCATCCATGCTGTAGGTAGAACTTGGAGCTGGCACGTAGAATACCAGGGTGTAATGGTCCTGACGGTCCAGATACTGCTGGTCGCTCCAGTCTTTGCCGTAGCGGTCGCTGGCACAGAGTGAGAGGAACCAAGGCAGGGAGTGGTTGAAGATGACTTTGTTGATACGCTTGTCGGTGATGACGATGCGCTTGTCATCATATTGGCTGGATCCGTCGGCAGCGCGGCTCTTGTTGTCATCTTTGGTTTCGAACATACGTGATGATGACAGGTCGTAAACCAGCGCCTTTTCTACGTCTTCGCCTTCTACCTCGGTCTTACCGCTGTGGTTTTCTACCAGTTTCTTCTCATAAGGAAGATAGGTGATTGCCTTTGGCTTTACCTTGTCGCCCTTATAGTCGAGTAGGGCAGCGGAACCTTTGATTTCTACATCGAAGTTTTCGGCTGTGAATCCTTCCTGGTCGGGTTCGAATGGAAGCATCACCACGCGGTATGTCTTGGTACACTTCATCAGACTCAATTTTCCCTGCACATCGTTTTCTCCATCAAAGTTGAGGGAGTCCTGTGCGGTATAGAGGGCGGTGAAGTGCTTGTCGTTAACGGATTCTTCTGCGTTTTTTTTGCCCATTTCCTCTTGCAGGTCGTTGATGGTAGAGATACCTGGGGTAAGTTTAGTAAAGCTAAACTCGGTCTCATCATCACCTTCGGCTCTTGTTCCCATTGCGGCAGGCTGCTTGTCACGAGCCAGGCAGACGAAGGTATACTTGCCTGCTTGCAGGTCTGTGATTTCCATCTTATGACCTGTTTCAAACTTGTCAGCCGACTCGGTATAGTTATCTACGAACTTACCGTTCTTGTCGAATACATAAACGTTGAGGTTCTTCACCTCAGCAGAGAAAGCATCAGCCTCTTTCACATTATAAGTATAGTCGAATTTGAGCGACAACTTAGCTGTAGGGCAGCTCGTGATATCATCTTTCATGCATGATGAAAGAGAAGTGAGTGCGATGGCTGAGATGCAAACCAGCTTGCAACATTTGTTGTTGAGGAAATGTGCCATATTCTTTATCTTTTATAATCTTTTACTTTTACTTATTTTATATAGTGAGTGCCGTAGGTAGCGAATATCTTTGCTTCATCAGCTCTCTGTTTCGTTGCCTTCGGCATCGTTATTATCTAAGGATGAAAAGTGCCAGTCTTTCGGGTTGGGGGTATGACGGCACGTCTTTGTATCTCCCGCCTTTTATACATGGGCGGCAATGTTAGTTATCTTTTAAGAATGTTTTCGTTCTTTTCAGAACGAACGTTTGATTGATAAACTCTCGGAGGAGGATTGCTCCCCCGAGAGTATTGGTATATATAAGTATTTATATTTTATCTGTCTGGTTTGACGGAATATTACTGCAAGTCAACTGACTGGTTGTTGAGAACCCAAGGGTTAACAGTAACGGTAACGTTGAGATAGTAGAAATCATTCTCTGTTGGAGTACCATTAGGTACCTGGGCACCTACATTGAAGATATTGTTAACAGTGAGACGATAGATGCTGTTACGCTGGATAATGCCGGCGATGTGATTATCCTTGATAACCTGCTTGTAGTATGTCTTACCTCCCTTGAATACCTCAATGTTGTATGTATGACGGAACTCAGCCAACTTATCTTCGTCATTGATGACCTTCATCAATTCTTCCTTCATCTTTTTAGCATCCATGCCTTCGCCGAAAAGGTTTGCAACATCAGCATAATCTTTGAAGATCTGATCGAAAGAGGTGTAGATTACGTTGTTGTAACGATAGAATGTACCTGCATTGGTAGCATCATCCTTGAAATCAGCATCACTGTAGTCTTTCAAAGTAACTTTGTACTCAAAGTACATAGATGTTGGATTTTCTGTTGATTTGTTCTCGAATAC of Segatella copri contains these proteins:
- a CDS encoding FimB/Mfa2 family fimbrial subunit, producing the protein MAHFLNNKCCKLVCISAIALTSLSSCMKDDITSCPTAKLSLKFDYTYNVKEADAFSAEVKNLNVYVFDKNGKFVDNYTESADKFETGHKMEITDLQAGKYTFVCLARDKQPAAMGTRAEGDDETEFSFTKLTPGISTINDLQEEMGKKNAEESVNDKHFTALYTAQDSLNFDGENDVQGKLSLMKCTKTYRVVMLPFEPDQEGFTAENFDVEIKGSAALLDYKGDKVKPKAITYLPYEKKLVENHSGKTEVEGEDVEKALVYDLSSSRMFETKDDNKSRAADGSSQYDDKRIVITDKRINKVIFNHSLPWFLSLCASDRYGKDWSDQQYLDRQDHYTLVFYVPAPSSTYSMDARIKVNNWVLNLQNADLGK